Sequence from the Patescibacteria group bacterium genome:
ATAATGCAATGCGTTAAATCAAATGGGTACATACCGGGTTTGCCAAAATCAATGCGTGCAGGGATAGCTTTGCCAATTTTAGCCAAATATTCCAATCTCTCTTGTTTGGCTTTAAGTTTTTTTGAGAGAGAGACCAGATTTGCATTGTTGGCGCAATCTATTGCCACCCCAAAGTGGTGGAAGATATTTTGACCTTTGATTACTTTTAAATCCGGCGGCACAAAAACGTTTTTAAAAATCGTTTTCTTGATGCCATATCGATATTCTAAATCTGCGACACGGTTTTTTTGCTGTTTTTTGATATTAACGAGTTTACAAAGGGTGAGAATATGGGCTAAGGCATAAGACGGAGAATAGATGTCCTCAATTTTGTTTTCAGCGATACCATCGGCGTGGTCTAGGGCAAAACATTCTAAAATATCTTCTTGGTCAATCAAGATTTTATTACGTTTTTTTGCGTAGTAACTAATTGTATTAGGAAAGGCGGTAATAATGTAGCGAGAAAGTGTGGCAAGCTTAATTGGCTTATTTTTGATAAATTTTTTTAAATCAACGGTGCTGATGCAAAAGGGGTGCAAAAAAAGCCTGCTTACTTCATCAATTGCTTTTGGTGTACATTTTATTTTCTTAAAATAAGGCAGGGTTTTTGCCCTTGCCATATTCAATTTTTGGATAAGATCGCCTTTTTTGGCCATAGTTTGTTTTGAAAGACCACAAGATAAAGCCCAAAAATTAAAAGCAGAATTCCTGTTATTTTTAAAGGGATCACTTTTTCATTGATAAATATCAGAGAGAGAAGGGAAGTAAGGGGCGCGCCGAGGGTCATAATTGCGGCGGCAGTGAAAGCGGGAATGTATTTCAAGCCATTATAAAAAGTAGTCACATAACCAAAAAGAATGATGGCGCTAACCACTATCCAAAGATATTGCCATAGGGAATAGCCGAGGGTGAAATGAAACCCGTTGTTTTTGACCAGGAGAAATAAAAAGATCAGAATTGCGCCGAAGAACATTCTACCCCAAGCAACCACGAAGCCTGAAAGATGGGTAAGAACTTTTTTGGCAAGCGCGATTTCAAAAGCCCACATTATCGCAGCTATTAAAATCAGAAGATCGCCGCGATTGAGGCTTTCCGGTTTATATTGAAAGTAGAAGATACTACCCAAAAGCATTATAAAGGCAGCGACTAGTTCATATTTGTTAATCTTTTTTTTCAGAAATAACCAAGAAATCGGCACAAGCCAAATAAATATTGTTTTGTGAAAGAAGCTTGCTTGCGCGGCTGAAGTGAGGGTTAAGCCCTTGAAGAAAAGGAGGAAGGGCACAGAGCCGCCTATAAAACCGATTAAGACCAAATTCCACCAATCCCTGCGGGTCAAATCCTTAAATTCCTTGAGCCGATAGATCAGAAAAAGCATAGCCGTTAATAATATGGCAACCAGGAGATTTTTCGCGAAGGTAAAAAAGTAGGGCTCAATACCCGACGCCTCCCATTTATTCAGGAAGACGGAGAAACCAGAGATGATGCTTGTGGTTAAAATAAGAAGAATGCCTTTAGTGTATTTCATAAGTTTATTGAAATCCTAAATCCTAAGCACCAAATCCTAAACAATATCTAAATCCAAAATTCAAAACTGTTTGAATTTAGAGATTTGAATTTTGAATTTGTTTAGAATTTAGGATTTAGGATTTGGGATTTAGAATTTTGAAGATATCTATTTATATAATTCGCTTGTTTTGAGGAAATTTTAGCAATTACAAAGCCATTCTGTTCTAGAACCCAGTCCCCCATTTTCACGGAAACCAAGGAAGAATCAAGGATCTTGTCTTGGTTGCTGGTGGCTTTGTTTTTATTTAATTTTATGATTTGATGGGGAATGGCAAGGCACATAGAAACAATTTTAAATTCTAAATTTTTAATTTTAAATCAAATCTAAATTTTAAATTATTTAATTTTAACCCCCTTTTTCCCTTTGTTTTAAAATTTAAAATTAGGATTTTAAAATTGATTTAAAATTCAGAATTAAAAA
This genomic interval carries:
- a CDS encoding DMT family transporter; the protein is MKYTKGILLILTTSIISGFSVFLNKWEASGIEPYFFTFAKNLLVAILLTAMLFLIYRLKEFKDLTRRDWWNLVLIGFIGGSVPFLLFFKGLTLTSAAQASFFHKTIFIWLVPISWLFLKKKINKYELVAAFIMLLGSIFYFQYKPESLNRGDLLILIAAIMWAFEIALAKKVLTHLSGFVVAWGRMFFGAILIFLFLLVKNNGFHFTLGYSLWQYLWIVVSAIILFGYVTTFYNGLKYIPAFTAAAIMTLGAPLTSLLSLIFINEKVIPLKITGILLLIFGLYLVVFQNKLWPKKAILSKN